Proteins from one Emys orbicularis isolate rEmyOrb1 chromosome 2, rEmyOrb1.hap1, whole genome shotgun sequence genomic window:
- the SH3BP5 gene encoding SH3 domain-binding protein 5 isoform X3: MLNHATQRVMEAEQTKTRSELVHKETAAKYNAAMGRMKQLEKKLKRAINKSKPYFELKAKYYVQLEQFKKTVDDLQAKLALAKGEYKTALKNLEMISDEIHERRRSSAMGPRGCGVGAEGSNTSLEDLSACKLESDSISMASEVFEDDNCSSFVSEEDSETQSVSSFSSGPTSPYEMPTQFPPATRPGSLDLPSPVSLSEFGMVFPVLGPRSECSGASSPECEVERGDRAEGAENKMSNKVNKNRSSSGNSTEGLALDNRMKQLSLQCMKVKEGIIADRKAVQIG, translated from the exons GTCATGGAGGCAGAGCAGACGAAAACAAGAAGTGAGCTGGTGCACAAGGAAACGGCAGCCAAATACAATGCTGCCATGGGCCGGATGAAACAGCTAGAGAAGAAACTGAAAAGGGCCATCAATAAATCCAA GCCTTATTTTGAACTGAAGGCAAAGTACTATGTACAGCTAGAG CAATTCAAGAAGACTGTGGATGACCTGCAGGCAAAGCTGGCCCTAGCCAAGGGAGAGTACAAAACAGCCTTGAAAAACCTGGAGATGATCTCAGATGAGATCCACGAGAGGAGACGGTCTTCTGCCATGGGACCCCGGGGGTGTGGTGTGGGTGCGGAAGGCAGTAACACCTCGTTGGAAGATCTTTCCGCATGTAAACTGGAGTCGGACTCCATCTCCA TGGCTTCTGAAGTGTTTGAGGATGACAACTGCAGCAGCTTTGTGTCTGAAGAAGATTCTGAGACCCAGTCAGTGTCCAGTTTCAGTTCTGGTCCTACAAGTCCCTATGAGATGCCCACTCAGTTTCCTCCAGCAACGCGACCTGGAAGCCTGGATCTGCCCAGTCCTGTCTCCCTGTCTGAATTTGGGATGGTGTTTCCTGTACTAGGTCCTCGAAGTGAATGCAGTGGGGCATCATCGCCTGAATGTGAAGTTGAAAGAG GGGATAGGGCAGAAGGAGCTGAGAACAAGATGAGCAACAAAGTGAACAAAAATAGGAGCAGCAGTGGCAACTCCACTGAGGGTCTGGCTTTGGATAACCGAATGAAGCAGCTTTCACTCCAGTGCATGAAAGTCAAAGAGGGGATCATTGCAGACAGAAAAGCTGTACAAATTGGCTGA